One Coffea arabica cultivar ET-39 chromosome 5e, Coffea Arabica ET-39 HiFi, whole genome shotgun sequence DNA segment encodes these proteins:
- the LOC140006645 gene encoding F-box protein MAX2 homolog B-like → MATCQTTVNDLPDVMLTNIIAAISDVRSRNAAALVCRKWLLQERSTRTSLTLRCNIRDLFFLPTCFRSVTDLDLSLLSPWGHPLLSPNTPTTTATLIAHVLHQAFPAVTSLTLYARNPSTIQLLARQWPCLKHIKLVRWHQRPQLGSGEELLALFQENTSIISLDLSSFYCWTDDVPAALVETSNLTILDLLNPSFSEGFKANEIMDITRSCPNLKVLRAACMFDPRYIGYVGDESLVSISVNCPKLSVLHLADTSALVNSRADPESEGLTPEDAKITVAALIELFSGLPSLEELALDVCNNVRESGPALEMLKVKCPKLRSLKLGQFHGISVPIESKLDGVALCSGLESLSIRSVADLTDMGLIAIGRGCWRLAKFEVQGCNKITVNGMRTLASLLRKTLVDVKISSCKNLKASTSLKALEPVQDRIRRLHIDCIWDGVDQFDGIQYDVDLNGLDQGGASNQSDGYVNYFGDYDSEIMCSKKKRCRHSYDLNCSALQFNSSSGNGFCSNSWGRLQCLSLWIGVGELLTPLTAAGLEDCPNLEEIQIKVEGDCREWSKHTQSRFGLSTLVQYPRLTKMHLDCGDTIGYAQTAPSGQMDLCPWERFYLMGIGDLSLNELDYWPPQDRDVNQRSLSLPAAGLLYECLTLRKLFIHGTANEHLMTFFLRIPNLRDMQLRGDYYPAPENDMSTEMRADSLSRFDASVHRRQISD, encoded by the coding sequence ATGGCCACTTGCCAAACAACCGTCAACGACCTTCCGGATGTGATGCTCACCAATATCATCGCCGCCATCTCCGACGTGCGGAGCCGCAACGCCGCCGCCTTAGTTTGCCGCAAATGGCTTCTTCAAGAGCGCTCCACCCGCACTTCCCTCACTCTCCGGTGCAACATCCGGGACCTTTTCTTCCTCCCTACTTGTTTCCGATCCGTAACTGACCTCGACCTCTCTTTACTCTCTCCGTGGGGCCACCCCTTGTTATCCCCCAACACTCCCACCACCACCGCCACCCTCATAGCCCATGTTCTCCACCAAGCTTTCCCTGCAGTCACTTCCCTGACCCTCTACGCCAGAAACCCATCAACCATACAGCTCTTGGCTCGTCAATGGCCGTGTTTAAAGCATATTAAGCTCGTCCGCTGGCACCAGCGGCCCCAGTTGGGATCTGGCGAAGAATTGCTAGCTTTGTTTCAGGAGAACACATCAATCATTAGTCTTGATTTGTCCAGCTTTTATTGCTGGACGGATGATGTTCCCGCAGCTCTAGTTGAAACCTCAAACTTAACCATCCTTGATCTCCTGAACCCTTCATTTTCCGAAGGGTTCAAGGCTAATGAAATCATGGACATCACAAGATCATGTCCTAATTTGAAGGTACTTCGCGCGGCTTGTATGTTTGATCCTAGGTACATTGGATACGTTGGAGATGAGAGCTTGGTTTCGATTTCGGTTAATTGTCCTAAATTATCCGTGCTTCATTTGGCGGATACCTCGGCTTTGGTGAATTCCAGGGCAGATCCTGAGTCTGAGGGGCTTACTCCTGAGGATGCTAAGATCACTGTGGCTGCCCTGATTGAGTTGTTCTCGGGGTTGCCATCGCTTGAAGAACTGGCTTTAGATGTTTGTAATAATGTGAGAGAGAGTGGCCCTGCTTTGGAGATGCTGAAAGTGAAATGCCCCAAGTTGAGGTCACTCAAGTTAGGGCAGTTTCATGGGATCTCTGTGCCGATCGAGTCAAAGTTGGATGGGGTTGCGCTTTGTTCAGGGCTTGAATCTTTGTCAATTAGGAGTGTTGCGGACTTGACTGATATGGGTTTGATTGCTATTGGAAGAGGGTGCTGGAGATTGGCAAAGTTTGAAGTTCAGGGTTGTAATAAGATAACCGTGAATGGAATGAGGACTTTGGCTAGTTTGCTTCGCAAGACTTTGGTGGATGTCAAGATTTCTTCTTGTAAGAATCTGAAAGCATCAACGTCATTGAAAGCGTTAGAGCCGGTGCAGGATCGAATTAGGAGGCTCCACATTGACTGCATTTGGGATGGTGTAGATCAATTTGATGGGATTCAGTATGATGTTGATCTTAACGGATTGGATCAGGGTGGGGCATCGAACCAGTCGGATGGATATGTCAACTACTTTGGGGATTATGACAGTGAAATCATGTGCAGCAAGAAGAAGAGGTGCAGACACTCCTATGATCTGAATTGCTCTGCTCTGCAATTTAACAGCAGCAGCGGTAATGGATTTTGTAGCAACTCATGGGGCAGACTGCAATGTCTTTCACTTTGGATTGGCGTAGGTGAGCTTCTAACCCCATTGACTGCTGCTGGCCTTGAGGATTGTCCGAACCTGGAGGAGATCCAAATCAAGGTTGAAGGAGATTGCAGGGAATGGTCAAAACATACACAGTCCCGCTTTGGGTTGAGCACTCTGGTGCAGTATCCTCGCTTAACCAAGATGCATTTGGATTGTGGAGACACCATAGGTTATGCACAGACTGCACCGTCTGGGCAGATGGATTTGTGCCCATGGGAACGATTTTACCTGATGGGAATAGGGGATTTAAGTCTCAATGAACTTGATTACTGGCCACCACAAGACAGGGATGTTAACCAGAGGAGTTTATCTCTGCCAGCAGCTGGACTGCTCTATGAGTGTCTTACCCTTAGGAAACTTTTTATCCATGGGACGGCTAATGAACATTTGATGACTTTTTTCCTTAGAATCCCAAATCTCAGGGACATGCAGCTGAGGGGAGATTATTACCCGGCACCAGAGAATGATATGAGCACGGAAATGAGAGCAGATTCTTTAAGCCGTTTTGATGCGTCTGTTCACAGACGCCAGATTTCTGACTGA